In 'Nostoc azollae' 0708, the following are encoded in one genomic region:
- a CDS encoding Npun_R2821/Npun_R2822 family protein, translating to MNGICTLANDYVYDQLIALLNSIEAVYGRTMPVCIYPYDENTAKIAAELAHRPHVKLYNHQDSIQKWDKFVKDIWDKHPTAQQHWQTIGANKYHRVGTHRRYCAFDAPFDRFVYMDADILLMSPLDHIFTQLNHTNWVVYDFQFKDVSHVYSVSSTKLKELFTPERLQTEIFCSGFYGSKKDIFPEQKRDILLNYLRQGEAEVLYDMAPDQTILNYMVMRLGIPSYNFARTLPAKEATGCSVSSLHFENRDQILYDKGNRLTYLHYIGLSSKLFSRVCAGENIDFPYRDIFLHYRYLYTPEKKPKFITKPKPYDVSPSLGKRILKKLGLAKQ from the coding sequence ATGAATGGTATTTGTACCCTCGCTAATGATTATGTTTACGACCAACTCATTGCCCTACTCAATAGCATAGAGGCGGTTTATGGCCGAACAATGCCTGTATGTATCTATCCTTATGATGAAAATACAGCTAAAATTGCTGCTGAACTTGCTCACCGTCCTCATGTAAAACTTTACAATCACCAAGATTCGATTCAAAAATGGGATAAATTTGTTAAAGATATTTGGGATAAGCATCCCACAGCCCAACAACATTGGCAAACTATAGGCGCGAATAAATATCACCGAGTGGGAACTCATCGCCGTTATTGTGCTTTTGATGCGCCTTTTGATCGCTTTGTTTATATGGATGCTGATATTTTATTAATGAGTCCCCTAGATCATATTTTTACTCAGCTAAATCATACTAATTGGGTAGTATATGATTTTCAATTTAAAGATGTATCTCATGTTTACAGCGTATCATCAACTAAATTAAAGGAACTATTCACTCCAGAACGATTGCAAACAGAAATTTTTTGTTCTGGTTTTTATGGGTCTAAAAAAGATATATTTCCTGAACAAAAGCGAGATATTTTATTGAATTATTTGCGTCAGGGAGAGGCAGAAGTTCTCTATGATATGGCTCCTGACCAAACGATTCTCAATTATATGGTAATGCGATTGGGCATTCCTAGCTATAATTTCGCCCGCACCTTACCTGCTAAAGAAGCAACAGGTTGTTCGGTAAGTTCCCTGCACTTTGAAAATAGAGATCAAATTCTCTATGATAAGGGTAACAGACTCACTTATTTGCATTATATAGGTTTATCTTCCAAGTTATTTAGTCGAGTTTGTGCTGGTGAAAATATAGATTTCCCTTACCGGGATATTTTCTTGCACTATCGCTATTTATATACACCAGAAAAAAAACCGAAATTCATAACTAAACCTAAACCTTATGATGTTTCTCCCAGTTTAGGTAAGCGAATTTTAAAAAAGTTAGGTTTAGCTAAACAATAG
- a CDS encoding Npun_R2821/Npun_R2822 family protein, whose translation MNRGIYIIANDKVTDQAIALLNSIRLHDADTPIVMIPYDDNYYNIADTLSQNYGVKIYEDLDIIDRLSQKLHEIFGGQFFARPNQFRKQACWFGVFDEFLYIDTDIVVFEKIIDNLNYLKTADFICCDYQHLGGIKNVFSPKVIEDQVFSEYEVKAIFNGGFWGSKKNLISETELYEILSECAANTEYFDFSEKTSDQPIINYMILKRIPHRFNIVRREGKAPGNWAGTPHFQNQGNLLFDPTVNQPLQYLHWAGIRIEPGCPYWKTWEHYRNLNPVLPTTAIQVPVRKSKWQQTLDHIKNQLRQLQPKS comes from the coding sequence ATAAACAGGGGAATTTATATCATTGCTAATGACAAAGTAACAGACCAAGCGATCGCACTACTCAATAGTATCCGATTGCATGATGCTGATACCCCTATCGTCATGATTCCTTACGATGATAATTATTACAATATTGCAGATACTCTCAGTCAAAATTATGGCGTGAAAATCTATGAAGACTTAGATATTATCGACCGTCTTTCCCAAAAATTACACGAAATTTTCGGAGGCCAGTTTTTTGCGCGTCCTAATCAATTTCGTAAACAAGCTTGCTGGTTTGGAGTATTTGATGAGTTTTTGTATATTGACACTGATATTGTTGTCTTTGAAAAAATCATTGATAATCTTAACTATTTGAAAACTGCCGATTTCATTTGTTGTGATTACCAACACTTAGGAGGGATTAAAAATGTTTTTAGTCCCAAAGTTATAGAAGATCAAGTATTTAGTGAATATGAAGTCAAAGCAATTTTTAACGGTGGTTTTTGGGGATCTAAGAAAAACTTAATTTCCGAAACGGAATTGTATGAAATCCTTAGTGAATGTGCAGCGAACACAGAATATTTTGATTTTTCTGAAAAAACTTCAGATCAACCAATTATTAACTATATGATATTAAAGCGAATTCCCCACCGCTTTAATATTGTGCGTCGAGAAGGTAAAGCACCAGGAAACTGGGCAGGAACTCCTCATTTTCAAAATCAAGGAAACCTCCTGTTTGATCCGACAGTAAATCAACCTTTACAATATCTTCACTGGGCTGGTATTAGAATTGAACCAGGTTGTCCCTACTGGAAAACTTGGGAACATTATCGTAATTTAAATCCAGTCTTACCAACTACAGCTATACAGGTACCTGTGCGGAAAAGTAAATGGCAGCAAACGTTAGATCATATAAAAAATCAGTTACGCCAACTTCAACCCAAATCGTGA
- a CDS encoding ABC1 kinase family protein, producing the protein MGQYQPAQLQQYNPDAIARYYRYRPWLAWGRLLRIIFSFASFILSLKWDEWQNQVEQNQGKRATQLRELLTHFGPTFIKVGQALSTRPDLIRKDFLAELVKLQDQLPAFDHNLAQHIIETELERSIDEIFSELSPKPVAAASLGQVYRARLISGEEVAVKVQRPNLRPVITRDLYLMRWAASWLTPWLPLNLGHDLTLIVDEFGTKLFEEIDYINEGRNAEKFATNFRDDPHVKVPSIYWRYSSNRVLTLEWINGFKLTDTQSIRQAGLDPETIIQIGVTSGLQQLLEHGFFHADPHPGNLFAVTDGRMAYIDFGMMDQLEETTKETLVDALVHLVNKDYTDLAEDFVELGFLAPGTNITPIVPALEAVLGNAIGKNVKDFNFKTITDQFSELMYEYPFRVPAKFALIIRSLVTQEGIALSLNPNFKIVEIGYPYIARRLLTGESVALRRRLLNVLFKDGKFQWQRLENLISIARTDVEFDVLPTAKMGLQFLLSEEGKFLRRQLVLALTEDDRLHTDEVQRLWNLVKDDLPPNRLLNVAFGILTELSREGVAAILPKATSLISFTNNQSPSLN; encoded by the coding sequence GTGGGTCAGTATCAACCTGCTCAACTACAGCAGTATAATCCAGACGCGATCGCTCGTTACTACCGTTACCGTCCCTGGTTAGCTTGGGGCAGACTACTGAGAATAATCTTCTCCTTTGCAAGCTTTATACTCAGTCTCAAGTGGGATGAATGGCAAAATCAAGTTGAGCAGAATCAGGGAAAACGAGCCACCCAATTACGAGAACTGCTCACCCACTTCGGACCCACTTTTATCAAAGTAGGTCAAGCCCTCTCCACCCGACCAGACTTAATCCGCAAAGACTTTTTAGCAGAACTGGTGAAGTTGCAAGACCAGTTACCAGCCTTCGACCATAACTTAGCGCAACATATCATTGAAACAGAACTAGAACGATCCATTGACGAGATATTTAGCGAACTATCACCCAAACCTGTAGCAGCTGCTAGTTTAGGTCAAGTATATCGAGCTCGTCTCATCAGTGGAGAAGAAGTCGCCGTCAAGGTGCAACGCCCTAACCTGCGTCCAGTAATAACACGGGACTTATATTTAATGCGTTGGGCTGCCAGTTGGCTAACTCCTTGGTTACCCCTCAATCTCGGCCACGATCTAACATTAATTGTCGATGAATTTGGCACAAAATTATTTGAAGAAATTGATTACATCAATGAAGGTCGTAACGCAGAGAAATTTGCTACCAACTTCCGTGACGACCCCCATGTCAAAGTTCCGTCTATCTACTGGCGTTATAGCAGTAACCGGGTTTTAACCCTAGAATGGATTAACGGCTTTAAACTTACAGATACGCAAAGTATACGCCAAGCAGGTTTAGATCCCGAAACAATCATCCAGATTGGAGTTACCTCTGGTTTACAACAACTCTTAGAACATGGCTTCTTTCATGCCGACCCCCATCCAGGTAATTTATTTGCCGTTACCGATGGTCGCATGGCTTACATCGACTTTGGCATGATGGATCAACTAGAAGAAACTACCAAAGAAACATTGGTAGATGCCTTAGTACATCTTGTCAATAAAGATTACACCGACTTAGCCGAAGACTTTGTAGAACTTGGCTTTCTCGCTCCAGGTACCAATATTACCCCAATTGTGCCAGCATTAGAAGCTGTGCTGGGAAATGCCATCGGTAAAAATGTCAAGGACTTTAACTTCAAAACCATCACCGATCAATTCTCTGAGTTGATGTATGAATATCCCTTCCGAGTTCCCGCCAAGTTTGCCTTAATTATTCGTTCCTTGGTGACACAGGAAGGTATTGCCCTGAGCCTCAACCCCAATTTTAAAATCGTAGAAATAGGTTATCCCTACATAGCACGACGGTTGCTAACAGGAGAATCTGTAGCATTAAGACGGCGCTTACTCAATGTGTTATTTAAAGATGGTAAATTCCAATGGCAGAGGTTAGAGAATCTAATTTCCATCGCTCGCACTGATGTAGAATTCGATGTTTTACCTACAGCGAAAATGGGATTACAATTCTTACTATCTGAAGAAGGTAAATTTCTCCGTCGTCAGTTGGTGCTTGCCCTAACTGAAGATGACCGTTTGCACACCGACGAAGTACAAAGACTCTGGAACTTAGTCAAAGATGACCTACCACCAAATCGGTTATTAAATGTAGCGTTTGGGATTTTGACGGAGTTATCTAGAGAAGGTGTAGCAGCTATTCTACCAAAAGCTACTTCTTTGATTTCCTTTACTAATAACCAGTCACCAAGTTTAAATTAA
- the nadA gene encoding quinolinate synthase NadA, giving the protein MFTTTLAQKPGTLPLDLFTAIEDLKQELNAVILAHYYQDPDIQDIADFIGDSLQLAKAAAQTNAHVIVFAGVHFMAETAKILNPDKLVLLPDLNAGCSLADSCPPDEFAAFKAAHPDHLVISYINCSAEVKAMSDIICTSSNAVKILQQIPKEQPIIFAPDKNLGRYLIQQTGRDMLLWQGSCIVHETFSEKKIVQLKTIHPEAEVIAHPECETSVLRHASYIGSTAALLNYCQKVPAQEFIVATEPGIIHQMQKLAPHKHFIPAPPDNNCNCNECPFMRLNTLEKLYLTMKNRTPEITMSEDIRVAALRPIQRMLEMSV; this is encoded by the coding sequence GTGTTTACAACTACACTTGCTCAAAAACCAGGTACACTACCACTAGATTTATTTACCGCCATTGAGGATTTAAAGCAGGAACTCAACGCGGTCATATTGGCTCATTATTATCAAGACCCAGATATTCAAGATATCGCCGACTTTATTGGCGATTCCTTACAACTAGCAAAGGCAGCAGCCCAAACTAACGCCCATGTTATTGTATTTGCTGGTGTTCACTTTATGGCCGAAACTGCAAAGATTCTTAACCCTGACAAATTAGTATTGTTACCAGACTTAAACGCGGGTTGTTCTTTAGCAGACAGTTGTCCTCCTGATGAATTTGCAGCTTTCAAAGCCGCACATCCTGATCATCTGGTAATTTCCTATATTAACTGCTCTGCAGAAGTTAAAGCCATGAGCGATATTATCTGCACCAGTTCCAATGCGGTAAAAATTCTTCAGCAAATACCCAAAGAACAGCCCATCATTTTTGCACCCGATAAAAATTTAGGACGCTATCTAATCCAGCAAACCGGACGAGATATGTTGTTATGGCAAGGTAGCTGCATAGTTCATGAAACCTTTTCTGAAAAGAAAATTGTCCAGTTAAAAACCATACATCCTGAAGCCGAAGTGATCGCACACCCAGAATGTGAAACTAGCGTTTTGCGCCACGCCAGCTACATCGGTTCCACAGCAGCCTTATTGAATTATTGTCAAAAAGTCCCTGCACAAGAATTCATTGTAGCTACAGAGCCAGGCATCATCCACCAGATGCAAAAACTCGCACCTCACAAACACTTTATTCCTGCACCACCTGACAACAACTGTAACTGTAATGAATGTCCATTCATGCGTTTGAATACTTTAGAAAAGCTGTATTTAACCATGAAAAATCGTACCCCAGAAATTACGATGTCCGAGGACATCCGAGTTGCAGCACTCCGTCCTATCCAACGGATGTTAGAAATGAGTGTTTAA